From one Candidatus Binatus sp. genomic stretch:
- the glpX gene encoding class II fructose-bisphosphatase yields MERNLALEVVRATEAAALAAARFIGKGDERLADRAACDAMRKTLNSVAMDGKIVIGEGKEGDAEFLYEGEIVGTGAGTEIDVALDAIEGSLICATGGPNALSCVALAERGRILRCPDTYMDKVACGPAGRGVIDIDRSPTDNLKALAEAKKVYVEDLRVAILDRPRHEKLINEVRRAGAGIKMLSAGDLSAAIATTRPESEIDVLIGIGGAHQGVLAGAAIRSAGGEMQCRFVPRNPEEAEACLAMGIMDLKHRYTLEELAGDNVMFAATGVTTGDYLRGVRFFSGGAMTNSVVMRSKTHTIRFIEAIHRFDFKPEY; encoded by the coding sequence ATGGAACGGAATCTTGCCCTCGAAGTAGTACGCGCGACGGAAGCCGCGGCGCTGGCGGCGGCGCGTTTCATCGGTAAGGGCGACGAGCGGCTGGCGGATCGAGCGGCGTGCGACGCGATGCGCAAGACGCTGAACTCGGTCGCGATGGACGGCAAGATAGTGATCGGCGAAGGCAAAGAGGGCGACGCCGAGTTTTTGTACGAGGGCGAAATCGTCGGCACCGGCGCCGGAACCGAAATTGACGTCGCGCTCGACGCGATCGAAGGTTCGCTGATCTGCGCCACCGGCGGACCCAACGCGCTGTCGTGCGTTGCGCTGGCGGAGCGCGGGCGAATCCTGCGCTGCCCCGATACTTACATGGACAAGGTCGCGTGCGGGCCCGCCGGGCGCGGCGTGATCGATATCGACAGGTCGCCGACCGACAATCTCAAGGCACTGGCCGAAGCAAAAAAAGTTTACGTCGAGGATTTGCGGGTCGCGATCCTCGACCGCCCGCGCCATGAGAAGTTGATCAATGAAGTGCGCCGCGCCGGCGCCGGGATCAAGATGCTGTCGGCCGGCGACCTGTCCGCCGCGATCGCCACCACCCGGCCGGAGAGCGAAATCGACGTGCTGATCGGAATCGGCGGCGCGCATCAGGGCGTGCTGGCCGGCGCCGCGATTCGTTCCGCCGGTGGCGAGATGCAGTGCCGCTTCGTGCCGCGCAACCCGGAGGAGGCGGAGGCGTGCCTGGCGATGGGAATCATGGATTTGAAGCATCGCTACACGCTGGAGGAACTGGCGGGAGACAACGTGATGTTCGCGGCGACGGGAGTGACCACCGGCGACTATCTGCGCGGCGTGCGATTCTTTTCCGGCGGCGCGATGACCAACAGCGTCGTGATGCGCTCGAAGACGCACACGATCCGCTTCATCGAGGCGATTCATCGTTTCGATTTCAAGCCCGAGTACTAA
- a CDS encoding cofactor-independent phosphoglycerate mutase, whose translation MKYVIIHGDGMADWPCEELGGMTPLAAAHKPNMDLMATRGTLGMVATIPKGMPPGSDVGTMTMLGYDPARYHTGRAPIEAASQGIEMGPRDVVFRMNLVSLKPGDGGAMIMNDFTAGHITSEEAAQIVADLRKHLAGGGIEFFNGVSYRHLMMWRGGVATTHLTPPHDITGKPVEAYLPKGAGADLLRDLMRRSAEILREHPVNKARRAGGKTEATSAWFWGQGTRPAVPTLKERFGVEGSVISAVDLVNGLGRLAGLNLIKVPGATGFLDTDYAAKARYGLEALKARDFLLLHIEAPDEAGHMGRADLKKEAIERIDELIIGPMLAGLGGLGEFAILLMPDHATPSQLKTHSPEPVPFALMTSAQSKAGAGAPRRYTESDGTAAGLLVGDGYHLIESLFGRPLKTASN comes from the coding sequence ATGAAGTACGTCATCATACACGGCGACGGGATGGCCGATTGGCCGTGCGAGGAACTCGGCGGGATGACGCCGCTGGCGGCAGCGCACAAGCCCAACATGGACCTGATGGCGACGCGCGGGACGCTCGGGATGGTCGCAACGATTCCCAAGGGGATGCCCCCGGGCAGCGACGTCGGCACGATGACGATGCTGGGCTACGACCCGGCGCGCTATCACACCGGGCGCGCGCCAATCGAAGCGGCGAGCCAGGGAATCGAGATGGGGCCGCGCGACGTGGTGTTTCGAATGAATCTCGTATCGCTGAAGCCGGGTGACGGCGGCGCGATGATAATGAACGATTTCACCGCGGGCCATATTACCAGCGAAGAAGCCGCGCAGATCGTCGCCGACCTGCGCAAGCATCTGGCCGGCGGCGGAATCGAGTTTTTCAACGGCGTCAGCTACCGGCATCTGATGATGTGGCGCGGCGGAGTCGCGACGACCCATCTCACGCCCCCGCACGACATCACGGGCAAGCCCGTCGAGGCGTATCTGCCCAAGGGCGCGGGCGCGGATTTGCTCCGCGATCTGATGCGGCGTTCGGCGGAGATTTTGCGCGAACATCCGGTGAACAAGGCGCGCCGAGCCGGCGGCAAAACCGAGGCGACTTCGGCGTGGTTTTGGGGGCAGGGCACGCGGCCCGCGGTGCCGACGCTGAAGGAACGCTTCGGCGTCGAGGGCTCGGTGATATCGGCCGTCGATCTGGTCAACGGCCTGGGCCGGCTGGCCGGGCTGAACCTGATCAAGGTTCCGGGAGCCACCGGATTTCTCGATACCGATTACGCCGCCAAGGCGCGTTACGGTCTCGAAGCGCTCAAAGCGCGCGACTTCCTGCTGCTGCATATCGAGGCGCCCGACGAGGCCGGTCACATGGGCCGCGCCGACCTGAAGAAGGAAGCGATCGAGCGTATCGACGAGTTGATTATCGGGCCGATGCTCGCGGGACTGGGCGGCTTGGGCGAGTTTGCGATTCTGCTGATGCCGGATCACGCCACGCCGAGCCAGCTCAAGACTCATTCGCCGGAACCCGTCCCGTTCGCGCTGATGACGTCGGCGCAGTCGAAAGCGGGCGCCGGCGCGCCGCGCCGCTACACGGAAAGCGACGGTACCGCGGCGGGCCTGCTCGTCGGCGACGGCTATCACCTGATAGAATCGCTGTTCGGACGCCCGCTGAAGACTGCATCGAACTGA
- a CDS encoding class I SAM-dependent methyltransferase, translating into MPDSQSRPIEGDVVVRRRGRSDGLFGAMKPGVVLDIPAGGAIQSRALSALGYRVVSVDLFPAAWREPAAAWVCADANEALPFRDESFDYVLSREGIEHLEDQMGFLRDCARVIRPGGKIVLTTPNLMHLSARASGFLTGQRNLRRGLMNEIQTPRSRNPRRIYHGHAFMLDYYRARYMMRLAGFDHLEVYTDRWSPTSVAMSPFVPILWMAMKFSAAASARNARRPGHRPPRDEVTREIIGHVLSPALLYGKRMVIVAERGAS; encoded by the coding sequence TTGCCAGATTCGCAATCGCGGCCGATCGAGGGCGACGTAGTCGTTCGCCGGCGCGGGCGAAGCGACGGACTGTTCGGCGCGATGAAGCCGGGAGTCGTGCTCGACATCCCGGCGGGCGGAGCGATCCAGTCGCGCGCGCTGTCGGCTTTGGGCTACCGCGTCGTTTCGGTCGATCTTTTTCCTGCGGCGTGGCGCGAACCGGCCGCCGCATGGGTTTGCGCGGATGCCAACGAGGCGCTGCCGTTTCGCGACGAGTCCTTCGACTACGTGCTGTCGCGCGAAGGGATCGAGCATCTCGAGGATCAGATGGGATTTCTCCGCGATTGCGCGCGCGTGATCAGGCCCGGCGGAAAGATCGTGCTGACCACGCCCAACCTGATGCATCTGTCGGCCCGGGCCAGCGGCTTTCTCACCGGGCAGCGCAATCTGCGCCGCGGCTTGATGAACGAGATTCAGACGCCGCGCAGCCGCAATCCGCGGCGGATTTATCACGGCCACGCGTTCATGCTCGACTACTATCGCGCGCGATATATGATGCGGCTGGCGGGCTTTGACCATCTCGAGGTTTACACCGACCGCTGGAGTCCCACCTCGGTGGCGATGTCGCCGTTCGTCCCGATTTTGTGGATGGCGATGAAATTTTCGGCGGCTGCATCCGCCCGCAACGCGCGCCGCCCCGGCCATCGCCCGCCGCGCGACGAGGTCACTCGCGAGATCATCGGCCACGTGCTGTCGCCGGCGCTCCTGTACGGCAAGCGGATGGTGATCGTGGCCGAGCGCGGGGCGTCCTGA
- the thrC gene encoding threonine synthase, which yields MSYWPGLIEHYRRFLPVTDSTPVVTLNEGNTPLIEVPVLAKRLGPNIKVYFKFEGANPTGSFKDRGMTLAISKALGEGARAVICASTGNTAASAAAYAGRAGLKAYVLIPKGAVALGKLSQSVMHGARVLEVIGNFDVCLKLVRDLAERDPVRIRLVNSVNPDRIAGQKTAAFEICDQLGDAPTHHFLPVGNAGNITAYWAGYQEYKSVGLSERLPKMMGYQAAESAPIVVGHPIDDPHTIATAIKIGNPASWKSATSARDESGGTIDIVTDSEILAAYRLIASGGVFAEPASAASVAGLLKYAGAGMLKPGAVVVCTLTGHGLKDPDTALKNLSNTIVVEPELAKVLKVLERE from the coding sequence CTGTCTTACTGGCCCGGACTGATCGAGCATTACCGCCGCTTCCTGCCGGTGACGGATTCGACGCCGGTGGTCACCCTGAACGAAGGCAACACGCCGCTTATCGAGGTGCCCGTGCTGGCAAAGCGGCTCGGGCCAAACATCAAGGTTTACTTTAAGTTCGAAGGCGCCAACCCGACCGGCTCGTTCAAAGACCGGGGCATGACGCTGGCGATTTCGAAGGCGTTGGGCGAGGGCGCGCGCGCGGTAATCTGCGCTTCGACCGGCAACACGGCGGCGTCCGCGGCTGCCTACGCCGGACGCGCGGGGCTCAAGGCGTACGTGCTGATTCCCAAGGGCGCGGTGGCGCTTGGCAAGCTGTCGCAAAGCGTGATGCATGGCGCGCGGGTGCTCGAGGTGATTGGCAACTTCGACGTCTGCCTGAAGCTGGTGCGCGATCTTGCGGAGCGGGATCCGGTCAGGATTCGGCTGGTCAACAGTGTCAATCCCGATCGAATCGCGGGGCAGAAAACGGCGGCGTTCGAGATTTGCGATCAATTGGGCGACGCGCCGACGCATCATTTTCTGCCGGTCGGCAACGCCGGGAATATTACGGCCTACTGGGCCGGCTACCAGGAATATAAATCCGTGGGATTGAGCGAGCGGCTGCCGAAGATGATGGGCTACCAGGCGGCAGAGTCGGCGCCGATTGTGGTCGGCCATCCGATCGACGACCCGCATACCATCGCGACGGCGATCAAAATCGGCAATCCCGCGAGCTGGAAGAGCGCGACCAGCGCGCGCGACGAGTCGGGCGGGACTATCGACATCGTGACCGATTCGGAGATCCTCGCGGCGTATCGCTTGATCGCGAGCGGCGGCGTGTTCGCGGAGCCGGCGTCGGCCGCGTCGGTCGCGGGGCTGCTCAAGTACGCGGGCGCCGGGATGCTCAAGCCGGGCGCGGTCGTCGTGTGCACGCTCACCGGACACGGTTTGAAGGATCCCGACACGGCGCTCAAGAACTTAAGCAACACGATCGTGGTCGAACCGGAGTTGGCGAAAGTGCTGAAAGTTCTGGAGCGCGAATAA
- a CDS encoding homoserine dehydrogenase, whose product ELAAVADLRVKLVAALGVPAKLITRDAAAVVARPDIDIVVELFGGYEPARALIMQALAAGKDVVTANKALLAEHGGEIFREAGMRGLAVGFEASVGGGVPIIRTLREALAGDRQRAAYGIVNGTCNSILTTMTEDGVEFSAALADAQDRGLAEKNPALDVEGHDSAHKLCLLVTLAFGVMVKPAQIYTEGITRITQADIAYARELGYAIKLLAIGKDDDGAIEARVHPTMIPQRHLLAGVGGAYNAIYIHGDALGATMYSGLGAGEMPTATAVVADMLEIARHRLAAGSARAHAFGFPIRLMKSASVKPMDDVVCEYYLRFMARDKPGVLGAIATVLGRHGLSIASVIQKGRGAARTVPIIMRTHDAPERSLKRALAEIRRKKIVQSAPAFIRIEEKL is encoded by the coding sequence TTGAGTTGGCGGCGGTGGCGGACCTGAGGGTCAAGCTGGTCGCCGCGCTTGGCGTGCCGGCGAAACTGATTACGCGCGACGCCGCGGCGGTGGTCGCGCGTCCCGATATCGATATCGTGGTCGAACTGTTTGGCGGCTACGAGCCGGCCCGCGCACTGATCATGCAGGCTCTGGCGGCGGGCAAGGACGTCGTTACCGCGAACAAGGCTTTGCTCGCAGAGCATGGCGGCGAGATTTTCCGCGAGGCCGGGATGCGCGGCCTGGCGGTCGGTTTCGAGGCAAGCGTCGGCGGCGGCGTGCCGATCATCCGCACCCTGCGCGAGGCGCTGGCCGGCGATCGCCAACGCGCGGCTTATGGAATCGTCAACGGCACCTGCAATTCCATCCTCACCACGATGACGGAGGACGGCGTCGAGTTCAGCGCCGCGCTCGCCGACGCGCAGGACAGGGGCCTGGCCGAGAAAAACCCCGCGCTCGATGTCGAGGGGCATGATTCGGCCCACAAACTTTGTCTGCTGGTCACGCTTGCCTTTGGCGTGATGGTGAAACCGGCGCAGATTTATACCGAAGGGATCACGCGGATTACGCAGGCCGACATCGCCTACGCGCGCGAGCTTGGCTACGCGATCAAACTGCTTGCCATCGGCAAGGATGACGACGGCGCGATCGAGGCGCGGGTGCATCCCACGATGATCCCACAACGCCACCTGCTGGCCGGCGTCGGCGGCGCGTACAATGCGATCTATATCCACGGCGACGCGCTCGGCGCGACAATGTATTCGGGACTCGGCGCGGGCGAGATGCCCACGGCGACGGCGGTGGTGGCCGATATGCTGGAAATCGCGCGGCATCGTCTGGCCGCAGGCTCGGCGCGGGCGCACGCGTTTGGATTTCCGATCCGCCTGATGAAGAGCGCCAGTGTCAAGCCGATGGACGACGTGGTATGCGAGTATTACCTGCGGTTCATGGCGCGGGATAAGCCCGGGGTGCTTGGCGCGATCGCGACGGTGCTCGGCCGTCACGGGCTTTCGATCGCGTCGGTGATCCAGAAGGGTCGCGGAGCGGCGCGGACGGTGCCGATTATCATGCGGACCCATGACGCGCCCGAGCGCAGCCTGAAACGCGCGCTGGCGGAGATTCGAAGGAAGAAAATCGTGCAGTCGGCCCCCGCGTTTATCCGAATCGAGGAGAAGCTTTAG
- a CDS encoding enoyl-CoA hydratase/isomerase family protein, with amino-acid sequence MDLKNIIFEKAAIATLTVNRPAALNALNREVLEEMARVIREVRHDSSVRVLIVTGAGDRAFVAGADIAAMSKMSAADGLDFSRLGHRVMESFEDLPIPVIAAVNGFALGGGLELALACDLIIASDKARFGQPEINLGLIPGFGGTQRLPHRIGHNKARELIMTGEMFDAKTALELGLANQVVAAAELAESARKLAEKLAAKSAVALRQAKAALRAAFTMEEDAGLRFEQQAFGVVFGSADRVEGTSAFVEKRPPNWRHK; translated from the coding sequence GTGGACCTCAAAAATATAATTTTCGAAAAAGCCGCGATTGCGACCCTGACCGTTAACCGTCCGGCGGCGCTCAACGCGTTGAATCGCGAGGTGCTCGAGGAAATGGCGCGCGTGATTCGCGAGGTCCGCCACGACTCGTCGGTGCGCGTGCTAATCGTCACAGGCGCGGGCGATCGGGCGTTCGTCGCAGGCGCGGATATCGCCGCGATGTCCAAAATGTCGGCGGCTGACGGACTCGATTTTTCGCGCCTGGGCCATCGCGTAATGGAAAGTTTCGAGGACCTGCCGATTCCCGTCATCGCGGCGGTCAACGGCTTCGCGCTCGGCGGCGGCCTGGAGCTTGCGCTCGCGTGCGACCTGATCATCGCCAGCGATAAGGCCCGTTTCGGGCAGCCCGAGATAAATCTCGGACTCATCCCGGGCTTCGGCGGCACGCAGCGCCTGCCGCATCGAATCGGCCATAACAAGGCGCGCGAGCTGATCATGACGGGCGAGATGTTCGACGCGAAGACGGCGCTTGAACTGGGCCTCGCAAACCAGGTCGTGGCGGCCGCCGAGCTTGCCGAAAGCGCGCGCAAGCTGGCGGAAAAACTCGCGGCCAAATCCGCGGTTGCGCTGCGCCAGGCGAAGGCCGCGCTGCGGGCCGCGTTCACGATGGAAGAGGATGCCGGCTTGCGCTTCGAGCAGCAGGCGTTCGGGGTAGTGTTCGGCAGCGCGGATCGAGTCGAGGGAACCAGCGCATTCGTCGAGAAGCGGCCGCCCAACTGGCGGCACAAGTAG